From one Odontesthes bonariensis isolate fOdoBon6 chromosome 14, fOdoBon6.hap1, whole genome shotgun sequence genomic stretch:
- the LOC142399330 gene encoding leucine-rich repeat-containing protein 52-like, translated as MRLAPQPSAQPLRLIVALLLATGVITSPVISAGCPDRCVCDDQLVVQCAGQHLTTFPVNLPLATRQLIISNNRIVELPPLALNYLSDLVYLDCSNNSLTEISVSTFGNLRRLAYLDLSFNTLTRIEDRTFGPMSSLVMLRMTDNPGLSEIHPDAFVENEALQVLDVSRNNLTVLNITSLIALPALRSVGVSGNPWSCECDNEDLCLWVHLESFKFQDEGQTVCGSPADMQGRRLGEVGIELRTLCHQTLGSLDYLFFVAIGFVIFAAGTVSAWLMGVIMVLYERYIKKKDEQLDVEDQEESNETCNKSRARTARDNMSLKNAHTV; from the exons ATGCGTCTTGCCCCGCAGCCAAGCGCGCAACCCTTGCGGCTCATAGTTGCTCTTCTCCTCGCCACTGGGGTCATCACGTCCCCGGTTATCTCCGCTGGCTGTCCggataggtgtgtgtgtgatgatCAGCTGGTGGTTCAGTGCGCTGGGCAGCACTTGACGACATTCCCAGTCAACCTGCCGCTGGCCACGCGGCAGCTCATCATCTCCAACAACCGCATCGTGGAGCTGCCGCCTCTGGCGCTCAACTACCTCTCCGACCTGGTGTACCTGGACTGCAGCAACAACTCCCTGACGGAAATATCCGTCTCCACGTTTGGGAATCTACGCAGGCTGGCCTACCTGGACCTTTCCTTCAATACTTTAACCCGGATCGAGGACAGGACCTTCGGCCCCATGTCGAGCCTGGTGATGCTGAGGATGACGGACAACCCGGGACTCTCCGAGATTCACCCGGACGCTTTCGTGGAAAACGAAGCCCTCCAGGTGCTTGACGTGAGCCGGAACAACCTGACGGTCCTCAACATCACCTCCCTGATCGCGCTGCCAGCCCTGCGCTCCGTGGGGGTCAGTGGGAACCCGTGGAGCTGCGAATGCGACAACGAGGACCTCTGCTTGTGGGTTCACCTGGAAAGCTTCAAGTTCCAAG ATGAAGGACAGACAGTGTGTGGCTCACCCGCTGACATGCAAGGCCGTCGTCTGGGTGAGGTGGGCATCGAGCTACGGACGTTATGTCACCAGACTCTGGGCTCCTTGGactaccttttttttgttgccattGGCTTTGTCATCTTTGCCGCCGGCACAGTGTCGGCCTGGTTGATGGGCGTCATCATGGTGCTCTATGAGCGTTACATTAAGAAGAAAGATGAGCAGCTTGATGTGGAGGACCAGGAAGAAAGCAATGAGACGTGTAATAAATCGAGAGCCAGAACAGCCCGCGACAATATGAGTTTAAAAAACGCACATACTGTTTAA